The genome window AACATGTTATTTGGGACagacaaaataatgaaaagaagagaaatttaattattttattttattttaaaaaaataagaagtttagaaatgtttttataattaaaagaaaataaaattttatattaattattatttttataattaaaatgcTAACATGGCATTTTTAGaataccaaacaaattttttaatactattttaatGACCTTGTTAGCATTTAGTGTGTCAACAACGAACTGTCTTCCACATAGGCAATTTTCGTTAATGAGATAATGGCAAGtactaaaataaaaacaatttttcaattttacgGACTacctttgaaaaaaagaaaaaagtggggaccaaaatagaaattggcctaaaatgtagagaccaaaagttttttttttttttttggttaactttAACTACATTGCTAgttattttggctaaaaaaattaaattaaattataaaaaataaaaccaatttgaAGAAAGCAACGTGAATGCTCTTACAATTAAATTTCATAAGTTGTCTTGTGGTCAACTTTTGTCGAGTAAGTAAAGAGAATGGATTACATCTGAAAACCAATTAACCAAAACAACATTCAAGGTCTTTGAATAACGTGCTTAAAGCCATCAAACTCATCAGATGCAACTGATATCAGCAGCATTAGAACTCTACAAAAGTGTCTAAACCATGTATGGCAGCAGGGTAGAGAAAAAGACATCAAATTTTTCACCTAGAAACCCAACCTTAGCTTAGAATGGTTGCAGCCCAGCCAAATTGACATCCTTTTGCCATCAATCTAAGCTAGGGGTGGTTGCATCATTAGTACATATATGCCAAAATAAGCATATCATAATATACAAGGGCAGTTGGCCCCATTATTAATTATAAGCCAAAATAAGTAGATTAGAATACACGAGAGTATatgcaaacaaaacaatatagagaaagaagaatttGTTATCCTCCGTTTGGGAAAAGAAGAATTGAGATAGCAGTTATGATGAAAACTATGCAAGGGCGAAGAAATGAGAATCAGAATCTTACAACTAATTAAAATAGGAATGGCTATTGTAAAATTCCATTATTTCTTCAAATTAATAACCATCAACAATTGAGCAATGCACAAGGTATAACTCAGACAAGAAGACGATCAAAATTAGAAAGAGTGGTCACCTAAGCTCATTCCTCAGTATTTTTATTGGATCGGTAATCAGAGGATGATGCTGCCAGAGCTTCTCTATCCATGGATTCAGATTTTTTTATTCTGGCCACTTGGATCTGATCAGCAAGTGAGACTTCTCTTcgcattttttctctctttacaaTTTCTAGGTCCAATTTCTCTAAACCTCCAAAATGCGAAACCACTGTGTTCCCCCAACCAGTGACTTGAACATTTACGGATTCCTTAATGTGAACCTGAAGACAAGACAGAAAAATAGGTTTATACAACACTTGAATTTCATTACAGAATTACATTATTCAGATACAAATAAATACAATGTGTGGTACAGGTACCTGAACAAACCGAAAATCCGATCCATAGTATAAAATGTTTTTCACATGAGTAAATATGGCCCCAAGGGGAGGGGAAAGGATTCAAACTAGTTATCTTGTGCTAACCCTTGGGGTTCAGATACaaggtataattttttaaaaccacatAGGCAATATACTTCAAGGGGTCAAAAGATAAATCGAAGCACAATGGTGAATGGTCCTGTTTCGCTATAAAGAACTCAGGGTATAGCATCTCTCCCAGATAAAAACCCAGATTGTTGGGTCCAACTCACTCCAAGTTGTGTCATTAAgctataaagaaaaataagaggcAACCTTaaagagaaaaccgaagaaaGCATTTCTGTCTAGCTTAGGAACTGACGAGTAACAAAATTCTGCTAATAAATTCTCCTTTTGTCACTCTCAAGAgatgaaaagatttttttctgcttttcaatttctatatttcatacttctttttttctgcTAGAGCAACCTTTTTGCCATTTAATCACCATTCACCAGTACTAGAAACATTTGCTTTATTAACCTCCTTATTCACCAACAACCATGACAAGCTTAATGATGGAATATTTAATACAGAATCTAAATGGTGAACtatattaattctttaaaaTCATAATTCAAATCCATGAAGTCCCCTAGGTGATTTACCTTTGTTAGTTTCTGCTTGAGTTTTGACACTTGGGTAACTGCAAAGTCCTCTTTGTCTTCCTTTAACTTTCTGTGTATCTTTCTTTTAATCTCTCCTCTTGCTCTTGCCTTCTCTTCCCgttcttttctcttttgagCAAGCCTTGATCTTATCTTTCCCATCTCCTTTGCCTTTGCCTTTTCTGCAGTCCATTGAAGCTGTTGGAGAACCATTTCTTGTTTAATCTTATTGAAACTATCCCAATCTAGCTCTTGTTGGCCACTTCCTCCTTTCTTAGCCACTTTTGCTATACTTTCAGCCCATGAAAGAATGAATCTCTCTGCTCTTGCCTTTGCCATCTGCTTTGCCTTTGCCTTTGCCTTTTCTGCAACCCACTGAAGCTCTTGGTGGACTATTTCTTGTTTCATCCTATCATAGCTATCCCATTCTAGCTCTTGCTGGTTGCTACCACCTTTCTTAGCTGTTTTCGCTATGCTCTCTGCCCATGACCAAAAGAACCTTTCCCTTgaatatttcaatttcaaacgCTCTTGCCAAACACATCGAAGTGAAGAGCTTATTTTCGCCTTGATACGATCACTGCAAAAAGGTTAATAGTGTTGACTTCAGTATGGCAACCATTCATGCTAGAGGTCAAGAAAACTTAAGTTGTAGGACACCATCAAGCATAGACAAGCTATGAGTCAAAAGGGGACGAGGACCTCAAATTCAGGTATGTCTTTAAGCATAAGGTGAACCTAGAACAAAGGAAGATTGAATTTTACCAGCCCCAAGAAGTTTCTTGTTGACCATGAGACAGATAATTGATAGTGATTGAAAAGAACTAGCTTTCCAACCCTGAGATAATCctacaactttttctttctctgtttctttctttttccttagttAATGAAATGtctaaaatgaaattttcacaGCTAAGAAAATTTCTTGGAGACCCATCTAAGAGAAACCAAATGAATTCTTTGTTACAGTTTGAAGCTCAATTCTTTTAAGTTCACAGAGAAAAGAGTTCTTGTAAAATGGGCTCTCATTCCATATACATACATTTCCACACACAAAATTGAATTACGTTGTTAAAGAAACCACTTTACTTCATTTAAGTCACACAAACAGTTGCTTTCTTTCAGATAAAAAAAAGCCACACAAACAGACTTAACGTACAAATTCAATGCCCACATGCCCCACAAAGGCATTTAATCTGACAAGCAGCAACCACTGGAACTTCAGCATTTTTTAGTGtccccaaaaacataaaatggCAGTTATAAAACACCTATGATCCTTATAATTTCAATTCCCTATGTCTAGTAACCAAATTCCTTCCATAAAAATCTTGAAttgttaaaatttgatttgacatctcttttttctttctattttccaGCCTATCTATACTTCAACACAGAAGTCAGTAACATATCCTTCCTTCTCCTAAATGAATTTTGGTTCTCATATATAATAGAATATCAACCAAAAGAATGTTTAAAACCAGAATACTCATACTTGGTTCTAAGCTTTTTAGAGTTTATTATTCACTTCACATTCCACAAAACCAAAGCCTAACcacaatatttaattttcaatatagtaacatttagcatttttgttgattaaaataaatatgaaaaagattttGGGACTACAAAGATTACCTGTGAGGACGTGGATGTTCAGACATCTTCTTCCTAACCTGAAAATTGTTGACAAAGAAATGggaaaaaatgtttcaaaaaaaaaaaaaaaaaaaacacagcaacATCAAAAAGAATAAGTATGGTGTGTACCTATTAACAGATATAGAATTAAGGAAGcaagaaaatgtgatccaaaaGGGTTTCCTTTTGATTGTAACGCAGCAAgaataagttttctttttacaCTAAAAATTCTGCAAAAGGTTTTGACAAAACGAAAATCCAAAATTCTGCACAAACAATGCTATAGTTCTGTATATGAATGTtacctactatttaaacaacatCCTGTGCAAAAGGAAAAGATCCTAAAGTTAACTGAACCTTACATGACTTCACCTTGGGGTCTCTCAAGGCTTCTAATGTTCTTTGCTTGATACGATCACGGGTTTCTGATTATATAGTATATTGTCACTTcagaataaattattaaatttatatatatatatatatatatatatatatatatatttgtgaaacaaaatatttacattCAGTAAGATCAAAATACGACATATAAAATTAACATTCTGTAGTTACCTGCAGTGTGTTTCTTGCCTTTGTTCCATGGCACTCTTCCCTTGTTTGCTAACCCTATCTTTATCCGCCGTTGCCTTTCCTTATGATCTTCAATGGTATCTTCAGAGTCATTGCTAACTACTTGATCATCctcatttaaaatttggatCTCAGAAACTTTTGACTGGTCACACTTGCCAGAATCAGATGCATCTCCCACACCAACACTGATTTGTAAGGCTCCAAAAGGATGAACTCTTGGACAGCTAACAAAGGTAAATGAGGG of Quercus lobata isolate SW786 chromosome 8, ValleyOak3.0 Primary Assembly, whole genome shotgun sequence contains these proteins:
- the LOC115955815 gene encoding uncharacterized protein LOC115955815 isoform X1, whose translation is MPHFNLRYCLLHYPSINVPTTFLWPLSGYVVEDTQCNVNTVHFNHHVAMVKNMSPSFTFVSCPRVHPFGALQISVGVGDASDSGKCDQSKVSEIQILNEDDQVVSNDSEDTIEDHKERQRRIKIGLANKGRVPWNKGKKHTAETRDRIKQRTLEALRDPKVKSCKVRKKMSEHPRPHSDRIKAKISSSLRCVWQERLKLKYSRERFFWSWAESIAKTAKKGGSNQQELEWDSYDRMKQEIVHQELQWVAEKAKAKAKQMAKARAERFILSWAESIAKVAKKGGSGQQELDWDSFNKIKQEMVLQQLQWTAEKAKAKEMGKIRSRLAQKRKEREEKARARGEIKRKIHRKLKEDKEDFAVTQVSKLKQKLTKVHIKESVNVQVTGWGNTVVSHFGGLEKLDLEIVKREKMRREVSLADQIQVARIKKSESMDREALAASSSDYRSNKNTEE
- the LOC115955815 gene encoding uncharacterized protein LOC115955815 isoform X2 is translated as MPHFNLRYCLLHYPSINVPTTFLWPLSGYVVEDTQCNVNTVHFNHHVAMVKNMSPSFTFVSCPRVHPFGALQISVGVGDASDSGKCDQSKVSEIQILNEDDQVVSNDSEDTIEDHKERQRRIKIGLANKGRVPWNKGKKHTAETRDRIKQRTLEALRDPKVRKKMSEHPRPHSDRIKAKISSSLRCVWQERLKLKYSRERFFWSWAESIAKTAKKGGSNQQELEWDSYDRMKQEIVHQELQWVAEKAKAKAKQMAKARAERFILSWAESIAKVAKKGGSGQQELDWDSFNKIKQEMVLQQLQWTAEKAKAKEMGKIRSRLAQKRKEREEKARARGEIKRKIHRKLKEDKEDFAVTQVSKLKQKLTKVHIKESVNVQVTGWGNTVVSHFGGLEKLDLEIVKREKMRREVSLADQIQVARIKKSESMDREALAASSSDYRSNKNTEE